A genome region from candidate division KSB1 bacterium includes the following:
- the dapF gene encoding diaminopimelate epimerase, with translation MKFYKYHGLGNDYIVMNPAEIGRELTPDEIRLICHRNYGIGSDGILWGPSPSQESRARLQIFNPDGSEAEKSGNGLRIFSKYLFDHGFVDTRPFTIETAGGQVQSRVHADGRMIDVEMGAVSFDSEVIPVSGKTREVINEEIMVKDHLFTFCAATIGNPHCVIPCEEISEELAYTYGPHIEVDERFPNRTNVQFLKVLDRNNIQIEIWERGAGYTLASGSSSSASAAVAHKLGLCDADITVHMPGGTLKITIHPDYSIDMTGPVLHIGDGEIDSEAFEQTV, from the coding sequence GTGAAGTTTTACAAGTATCACGGACTCGGGAATGATTATATCGTCATGAATCCAGCCGAAATCGGCCGTGAATTGACGCCGGACGAAATTCGGCTGATCTGTCACCGCAATTACGGTATTGGATCGGACGGCATCCTGTGGGGACCGTCCCCGTCGCAGGAGAGCCGCGCCCGGCTGCAGATCTTTAATCCGGACGGCAGCGAGGCGGAAAAAAGCGGAAACGGTCTGCGAATTTTTTCCAAATACCTGTTCGATCACGGTTTTGTGGATACCCGGCCGTTTACGATCGAGACCGCCGGGGGACAGGTGCAGTCGCGCGTGCATGCGGACGGGCGCATGATCGATGTGGAAATGGGCGCTGTGTCTTTTGACAGCGAGGTGATCCCGGTGTCGGGAAAAACGCGTGAGGTAATCAATGAAGAGATCATGGTCAAAGACCACCTGTTCACCTTTTGCGCCGCCACCATCGGCAATCCGCATTGCGTGATTCCATGTGAAGAGATCTCGGAAGAACTGGCCTATACCTACGGCCCGCATATCGAAGTCGATGAACGCTTTCCCAACCGCACCAATGTGCAGTTTCTCAAAGTCCTGGACCGCAACAATATTCAGATCGAGATTTGGGAACGCGGCGCCGGGTATACCCTGGCTTCCGGCAGTTCCAGCAGCGCGTCCGCGGCCGTGGCGCATAAACTGGGACTCTGCGACGCCGACATTACCGTGCACATGCCCGGCGGCACGCTGAAAATCACCATTCATCCCGATTACAGCATTGACATGACCGGTCCGGTGCTGCATATCGGCGACGGCGAGATTGACAGCGAAGCGTTTGAACAGACCGTGTAG
- the dapA gene encoding 4-hydroxy-tetrahydrodipicolinate synthase, with amino-acid sequence MSIDLSKFRGTTVALITPFKKDNSLDEAALRKLVDWHIDKGTRVILGCGTTGESATLSHDEHHRVIEILCDQSNGRVPVMANAGSNSTTEAISLTEHATKSGADAILSVGPYYNKPTPEGFYQHFKAVAESTDLPVFLYNVPGRTGKHIDARTQLRLAEIPNIAGTKEASANFTEVMTILRERPDDFLVLSGEDSIALPLLSLGADGAVAVVANEAPGMLSDMVQAAFDNDWKKARELHYNLLPLMRLNFIESNPIPVKAACAMMGLCESYVRLPLVQLSDDHAKPLAAALKELNLI; translated from the coding sequence ATGTCTATTGATTTATCAAAATTCAGAGGAACAACCGTTGCATTGATCACACCGTTTAAAAAGGACAACAGCCTGGACGAGGCTGCGCTGCGCAAGCTGGTGGACTGGCATATTGATAAAGGTACCCGTGTGATACTCGGCTGCGGTACCACCGGTGAGAGCGCGACCTTGAGTCACGATGAACACCACCGGGTGATTGAAATACTGTGCGATCAGTCAAACGGTCGTGTGCCGGTAATGGCGAATGCCGGCAGCAATTCAACGACGGAAGCCATTTCACTGACCGAACACGCCACGAAAAGCGGTGCCGACGCTATTTTGTCCGTGGGCCCGTATTACAACAAACCCACGCCGGAAGGCTTTTATCAGCATTTCAAGGCAGTGGCGGAATCCACCGATCTGCCGGTGTTTTTGTACAATGTGCCGGGACGCACCGGCAAGCACATCGACGCGCGAACCCAGCTGCGTCTGGCGGAGATTCCCAATATTGCCGGAACCAAAGAGGCCAGCGCCAATTTCACCGAAGTGATGACTATCCTGCGCGAACGCCCGGATGATTTTCTTGTTCTGTCCGGCGAGGATTCCATCGCTCTGCCGCTGCTGAGTCTGGGTGCGGACGGCGCGGTAGCCGTGGTTGCCAACGAAGCGCCCGGTATGCTCAGTGATATGGTACAAGCTGCATTCGACAATGACTGGAAAAAAGCGCGCGAGCTGCATTACAACCTGCTGCCGCTGATGCGCCTGAACTTTATTGAAAGTAATCCGATTCCGGTCAAGGCCGCCTGCGCTATGATGGGATTGTGCGAATCCTACGTCCGGCTTCCCCTGGTGCAGCTGAGCGACGACCACGCCAAACCGCTGGCCGCCGCGCTCAAAGAATTGAATTTGATCTAA
- a CDS encoding LL-diaminopimelate aminotransferase: MAKINSNYNKLSAGYLFPEIGRRVREFQAQHPDANVMKLGIGNTTEPLTPAVLDGLHTGVDRLANVTTYRGYSDDSTGEPEMKEALINLYESYGVVLDAAEIFVSDGAKPDTGNIQSIFGTDNVVAVQDPAYPVYVDTNVIAGRTGKFDKASGQYTGIHYMPCTEENGFFPEVPQDKVDLIYICSPNNPTGAVASREQLKKFIDYAREQKSVIIFDAAYAAFIQDDSLPRSIYEIAGARECAIEINSFSKMAGFTGVRLGWAIVPKELEVEDSEPEQVNRLWARRQNTFFNGASNIVQAGGTAVLSDTGTKECMELVNYYMQNARIIKQGLENIGLTCYGGDNAPYIWLKTPPGTTSWEFFDQLLNNAHVVGTPGSGFGPSGEGFFRLSAFGHREDVEQAVDSIVKNLK; encoded by the coding sequence ATGGCCAAAATCAACAGCAATTATAATAAACTGTCAGCAGGATATTTGTTTCCAGAAATCGGACGACGCGTGCGCGAGTTTCAGGCGCAGCATCCGGATGCCAACGTGATGAAGCTGGGTATCGGCAACACCACCGAACCGCTGACCCCGGCGGTCCTGGACGGACTGCACACCGGTGTTGACCGGCTGGCCAACGTGACCACCTATCGCGGCTATTCGGATGATTCCACCGGTGAACCGGAAATGAAGGAAGCGCTGATCAATCTGTACGAATCCTATGGTGTGGTGCTGGATGCCGCTGAAATCTTTGTCAGTGACGGGGCCAAACCGGATACCGGCAACATTCAGTCGATTTTCGGAACCGATAACGTGGTCGCTGTACAGGACCCGGCCTATCCGGTTTACGTAGATACCAATGTGATTGCCGGACGCACCGGTAAATTTGACAAAGCATCCGGCCAGTACACCGGCATTCACTATATGCCGTGCACCGAGGAAAACGGTTTTTTCCCCGAGGTGCCGCAGGATAAAGTGGATCTGATCTATATCTGCAGTCCCAACAATCCCACCGGCGCCGTGGCATCGCGCGAGCAGTTGAAAAAGTTCATTGATTATGCGCGCGAACAAAAGTCCGTGATTATTTTCGATGCCGCCTATGCCGCATTTATTCAGGATGACAGTCTGCCGCGCAGCATTTACGAAATTGCCGGCGCCCGCGAATGCGCCATTGAGATCAACAGTTTTTCCAAAATGGCCGGATTCACCGGTGTGCGTCTGGGCTGGGCCATTGTCCCCAAGGAGCTGGAGGTGGAAGATTCCGAGCCCGAGCAGGTGAACCGTCTGTGGGCGCGCCGCCAGAACACATTTTTTAACGGCGCCTCCAATATTGTGCAGGCCGGCGGGACGGCCGTGCTGTCGGACACCGGCACTAAGGAATGCATGGAACTGGTGAATTACTATATGCAGAACGCCCGCATCATCAAACAGGGATTGGAAAACATCGGCCTGACCTGTTACGGCGGCGACAATGCGCCGTACATCTGGCTGAAAACCCCGCCGGGCACCACATCCTGGGAGTTTTTCGATCAGCTGCTTAACAACGCACACGTGGTCGGCACCCCGGGCTCCGGATTCGGTCCCAGCGGCGAAGGCTTTTTCCGGCTCTCCGCATTCGGTCACCGTGAGGACGTCGAGCAGGCTGTGGACAGCATTGTCAAGAACCTGAAATGA
- a CDS encoding permease produces MFTTLVNILLESAPYVILGFLIAGILRFYVPQDIMQRHLGGRSPGTLLKSLGMGCLLPLCSCGAIPLGIGLYRSGASTGNMLAFMTSTPVLSPILIALSLKLLGLTLTLTLLLSVITGGLIIGLIGNRLFGPSEQPCKNSATQRQYTPTAENALSSKQPKTLHTLKWSFLELGADVSVDIFIGLAMASLLLTFLPLEWISRWLGQQDLYTLVYVILLGLPVYACSIPSIAVVQGLLLLGATPGAAVAYMIAGPATNLGELNAIRRSMGGKPAVFYALALIVIALSAGMITDHLVFPDYQYHAYRVQGELVVSQCCVPLIFGDGIDSAVANRTSPVWHWPFALLLAAVILFGIFKKLRYFFINPCLSCSWRAYGADGVCGSKCHVRRKYEFLRNCGRMLKRRD; encoded by the coding sequence ATGTTCACCACTCTCGTCAATATACTGCTCGAATCCGCACCGTACGTGATCCTGGGATTTTTAATCGCCGGTATCCTGCGATTCTATGTACCACAGGATATTATGCAACGGCATCTGGGCGGCAGATCGCCCGGCACCTTGCTGAAATCTCTGGGAATGGGTTGTCTTTTGCCGCTGTGCTCCTGCGGCGCCATTCCCCTGGGCATCGGACTGTACCGCAGCGGCGCCTCGACCGGTAATATGCTGGCATTTATGACGTCTACCCCGGTTCTCTCTCCCATTCTGATCGCCTTGTCACTCAAGCTGCTGGGTCTCACCCTCACCCTCACCCTGCTGCTTTCCGTCATCACAGGCGGTCTGATCATCGGATTGATCGGCAATCGACTTTTTGGTCCGTCAGAGCAGCCTTGTAAAAACAGCGCTACACAACGGCAATATACACCGACAGCCGAAAACGCTCTTTCATCAAAACAGCCGAAAACCCTGCACACTTTGAAATGGTCCTTTTTAGAACTGGGCGCGGATGTCAGCGTTGATATTTTTATCGGGCTCGCCATGGCTTCGCTGCTGCTCACGTTTCTGCCATTGGAATGGATTTCGCGCTGGCTGGGTCAACAGGACCTGTACACGCTTGTTTACGTTATTCTGCTGGGACTGCCTGTTTACGCGTGCAGCATCCCGTCCATTGCCGTGGTCCAGGGTCTGCTGCTGCTCGGCGCCACACCCGGCGCCGCCGTCGCCTATATGATTGCGGGTCCGGCCACCAATCTGGGCGAACTCAACGCTATCCGTCGATCCATGGGCGGCAAACCGGCTGTCTTTTACGCTCTGGCGCTGATCGTCATTGCGCTGTCCGCCGGCATGATCACGGATCATCTGGTGTTTCCGGATTATCAGTATCACGCCTACCGCGTTCAGGGAGAGCTGGTGGTCAGTCAATGCTGTGTGCCGCTGATCTTTGGCGACGGCATTGATTCCGCCGTCGCCAACCGTACGAGTCCCGTCTGGCACTGGCCGTTTGCCCTTTTGCTGGCTGCGGTGATTTTGTTCGGAATTTTTAAAAAATTGCGTTATTTTTTCATCAATCCCTGCCTGTCCTGTTCGTGGCGGGCGTACGGCGCAGACGGGGTCTGCGGTTCTAAATGCCATGTGCGCCGAAAATATGAGTTTTTACGCAATTGCGGTCGTATGTTAAAACGCAGAGATTAA
- a CDS encoding glycoside hydrolase family 3 protein translates to MYSGMGEYDVQEAFMKITFLGMGLMLFLCFVSAGVPAYTEQQIGRMLIIGFRGTSIQDTSYITRVIRDLNIGGVVLYDYDVPSQSHPRNIIDSTQVALLTRGLKRLSPSLLIAVDAEGGQVNRLKPQYGFAEIPGHQKLGQLNDPDSTRAAAARLAEQLSGLGINTNFAPVVDVNRNPDNPIIAGKGRSFSDNPDTVVQHAGAFIRAHRRHGILTALKHFPGHGSSAGDTHIGLVDVTDTYSRIELQPFRELVQAGLADMIMTAHIMNRDIDPVYPVTVSRHYIQPLLREQYGFNGVVVSDDMQMGAMTGHFTFKESVIRAVNAGCDMLIISNNAGTYNEQAPYTAVQIIKHALNTGKIAPEQIKESLFRIHKLKTGLPPDTYLKMQRFRKALNHVRTGAQETIVSGVNVHALHLTIELCIFNFHMT, encoded by the coding sequence ATGTATAGCGGCATGGGAGAATATGATGTACAGGAAGCGTTTATGAAGATCACTTTTCTCGGGATGGGCCTGATGCTGTTTTTATGTTTCGTATCAGCAGGCGTTCCCGCGTACACAGAACAGCAAATCGGCCGGATGCTCATCATCGGATTCCGGGGCACGAGTATCCAGGACACATCTTATATCACCAGGGTCATCAGAGACCTGAACATCGGCGGCGTGGTGCTCTATGATTACGACGTGCCGTCGCAAAGCCACCCGCGCAATATCATTGATTCAACCCAGGTGGCGCTGCTGACACGCGGATTGAAACGCCTGTCTCCTTCTCTGCTCATTGCCGTGGATGCCGAAGGCGGTCAGGTGAACCGGTTGAAACCGCAATACGGCTTTGCTGAAATACCCGGTCATCAAAAACTGGGGCAGCTCAATGACCCGGACTCGACCCGCGCAGCAGCCGCCCGATTGGCGGAACAGCTGTCCGGGCTGGGGATCAATACCAATTTTGCGCCGGTCGTGGATGTCAATCGCAACCCGGACAATCCCATTATTGCGGGAAAAGGACGGTCTTTCTCGGATAACCCGGACACGGTGGTGCAGCATGCCGGAGCCTTTATCCGGGCGCATCGGCGTCACGGCATTCTGACCGCTCTGAAGCACTTTCCGGGGCACGGCAGTTCCGCCGGCGATACGCATATTGGTCTGGTCGACGTTACAGACACCTACAGTCGCATTGAACTGCAGCCGTTCCGTGAGCTTGTTCAGGCCGGACTGGCGGATATGATCATGACCGCGCATATTATGAACCGGGACATTGATCCGGTTTATCCGGTCACAGTGTCGCGGCATTATATTCAACCGCTGCTGCGGGAGCAGTACGGTTTTAACGGCGTTGTGGTATCGGATGACATGCAAATGGGCGCGATGACCGGGCATTTTACGTTCAAAGAATCGGTGATCCGCGCTGTGAATGCCGGCTGTGATATGCTGATCATTTCCAACAATGCCGGTACATACAATGAGCAGGCGCCGTACACTGCTGTACAGATCATAAAACACGCATTGAATACCGGGAAGATTGCCCCGGAACAAATTAAAGAGTCGCTTTTCCGGATTCATAAATTAAAAACAGGCTTGCCGCCGGACACCTATTTAAAAATGCAGAGATTCAGGAAAGCGTTAAATCACGTCCGAACCGGAGCACAGGAAACAATAGTTTCCGGTGTAAACGTTCATGCTTTGCATTTGACAATAGAGTTATGTATTTTTAATTTTCACATGACTTGA
- a CDS encoding beta-galactosidase has translation MNTNAFKSVLLFVLMSVFFACQQTPVHRQSLDLAGEWQFRMDTSNVGIQQQWYLQELTDTIELPGTMDRNQKGFANTDTTTAHLNRLYTYKGPAWYRKTVNIPEEFADKHIQLILERTKAAKIWIDDQYIGESHLLQSPQRYDVSAHLSPGEHSISIRVNNDLKLTPYGNVHIYTDDTQTNWNGIIGDIKLEASPLTRISNLQIFPDIDNRNIKVRLGIVNDLNLDSLDIFLQVVRLRDGKSKKLKSARYHIACDSVIECDYNLGKQLQLWDDYQQPRYTLTAVLNQGLDAVSAPFGMRSFKAGDNQFRINGRSTFLRGKHDACVFPLTGHPPMDVDGWKRVYDIAKSYGINHYRFHSYCPPEAAFTAADELGIFLQPELPFWGGLESDSVAAKLQAEGLAMLKEYANHPSFVMLGPGNEIWSGHNRVEDMINTLKTYDSRPLYSMGANNNIGYVGPRDGSEFFIAARTPSDGDTLLTHTRLAHGFVDSPQGGILNSQEPSTTVNYDYPVEQIDVPLISHEIGQYQIYPDYDEIDKYTGVVRAWNLMVFRNRLKQAGMLDQNFDFHLASGAWSARCYKAEMEAALRTSKFAGFQLLDLQDFPGQGTALVGILDAFMDSKDVVERKTWLQSCNDVTLLLEFPRYCWQSDESFQATLKIANYSNRALVDDITWSIGDQHGNIIHAGTFENLNIPHGGLHIAGRLETRLDQVEQADKLSIRMACVKNRYSNIYPIWVYPVTDKQIPHQDITVAEQLNESVLNKLEQGDKVLLFPEHKSVADKSVGGLFHPDFWNYGMFKSISESVNKPVSPGTLSLLMDPDHPLFSSFPTEFHTNWQWWSIIRAGRPLILDDTPHDYRPLVQMIDNLQRNHKLGFIFEFAVGKGKLLVCMSRLNEISHKPEADQLYKSIVRYMQSEAFAPEYTADRALLKNLL, from the coding sequence ATGAATACCAATGCTTTCAAATCCGTTCTCCTATTTGTTCTCATGTCCGTTTTTTTTGCCTGTCAGCAAACTCCGGTACACCGGCAGAGTCTCGACCTTGCCGGAGAATGGCAATTCCGCATGGACACCTCGAATGTCGGCATTCAGCAACAATGGTATCTGCAGGAACTGACTGATACCATTGAACTGCCGGGCACCATGGACCGAAATCAAAAAGGATTTGCGAACACAGATACGACCACCGCGCATCTGAATCGACTTTACACATACAAAGGACCCGCCTGGTACCGAAAAACCGTTAATATCCCCGAGGAATTTGCGGACAAACACATCCAACTGATTCTGGAGCGCACAAAAGCTGCTAAAATCTGGATCGATGATCAATATATCGGCGAATCGCATTTGCTGCAGTCGCCGCAGCGCTATGATGTATCGGCACACCTGTCCCCCGGCGAGCATAGCATCAGCATCCGCGTTAACAATGATCTGAAACTGACGCCCTACGGCAATGTGCATATCTATACAGACGACACCCAGACCAACTGGAACGGCATCATCGGGGATATCAAACTTGAGGCCTCCCCTCTGACCCGCATCTCTAATCTGCAGATTTTCCCCGACATTGACAATCGTAACATCAAGGTGCGCCTCGGTATTGTCAATGATCTGAATCTGGATTCTCTCGACATCTTCCTCCAGGTTGTACGCCTCCGGGACGGCAAATCCAAAAAACTGAAATCCGCGCGCTATCATATAGCCTGCGATTCGGTTATCGAGTGCGACTACAATCTCGGCAAACAGCTGCAACTCTGGGATGACTACCAGCAGCCAAGATACACCCTGACCGCGGTGCTGAATCAGGGGCTGGACGCGGTATCCGCGCCGTTCGGCATGCGTTCTTTTAAAGCCGGCGACAATCAGTTCCGCATCAACGGACGCAGCACGTTTCTGCGCGGCAAGCATGACGCCTGCGTGTTTCCACTCACCGGCCATCCGCCTATGGACGTTGACGGCTGGAAGCGGGTATACGACATTGCCAAATCCTACGGCATCAATCACTACCGCTTTCACAGCTACTGTCCGCCGGAAGCGGCATTTACTGCCGCGGACGAGCTGGGCATTTTCCTGCAGCCGGAGCTGCCGTTTTGGGGCGGACTGGAATCGGACAGCGTGGCCGCCAAACTGCAGGCAGAGGGGCTGGCCATGTTGAAAGAATACGCCAATCACCCGTCATTCGTCATGTTGGGTCCCGGCAATGAAATCTGGAGCGGTCATAACCGGGTGGAAGACATGATCAATACTCTAAAAACATATGACAGTCGGCCGCTGTACAGCATGGGCGCCAACAACAATATCGGCTATGTGGGACCGCGCGACGGTTCCGAGTTTTTCATCGCTGCACGCACACCATCGGACGGCGACACCCTGCTGACGCATACGCGCCTCGCTCACGGATTCGTCGATTCCCCGCAGGGCGGTATCCTGAATTCACAGGAACCGTCTACAACGGTCAATTACGACTATCCGGTTGAACAAATTGATGTCCCGTTGATCAGTCACGAAATCGGCCAGTACCAGATTTACCCGGATTATGACGAAATCGACAAATACACCGGTGTGGTGCGCGCCTGGAATCTAATGGTGTTCCGCAATCGCCTGAAACAAGCGGGCATGCTGGATCAGAACTTTGACTTTCACCTGGCGTCCGGCGCCTGGTCGGCACGCTGCTACAAAGCGGAAATGGAAGCCGCCCTGCGCACAAGCAAATTTGCCGGATTCCAGTTGCTCGATCTGCAGGATTTTCCCGGACAGGGCACGGCGCTGGTCGGGATTCTGGACGCATTCATGGACAGCAAAGACGTGGTGGAACGCAAAACCTGGCTGCAGTCGTGTAACGACGTGACTCTGCTGCTGGAATTCCCGCGCTACTGCTGGCAGTCCGACGAATCGTTTCAGGCCACCCTCAAAATCGCCAATTATTCCAACCGCGCTTTGGTTGACGATATCACCTGGAGCATTGGAGACCAGCACGGCAATATCATTCATGCCGGTACTTTTGAGAATTTGAACATCCCGCACGGTGGACTGCATATTGCAGGCAGGCTTGAGACCCGCCTGGATCAGGTTGAACAGGCGGACAAACTCAGCATCCGGATGGCGTGTGTCAAGAACCGGTACTCTAACATCTATCCCATCTGGGTCTATCCGGTTACGGATAAACAAATTCCGCATCAGGACATCACGGTTGCCGAACAGCTGAACGAGTCGGTTCTAAACAAACTCGAACAGGGTGACAAGGTGCTGCTGTTTCCCGAACACAAATCCGTTGCGGACAAGAGTGTCGGCGGGTTGTTTCACCCGGATTTCTGGAATTACGGCATGTTCAAATCGATCAGCGAATCCGTGAACAAACCGGTTTCACCCGGCACTTTGAGTCTGCTGATGGACCCCGATCATCCTCTGTTCAGCAGTTTCCCGACCGAGTTTCACACCAACTGGCAATGGTGGTCGATTATCCGCGCCGGACGGCCGCTGATATTGGACGATACACCGCATGATTATCGTCCGCTTGTGCAGATGATCGACAATCTGCAGCGCAATCACAAACTGGGATTCATCTTTGAATTCGCAGTGGGAAAAGGCAAACTGCTCGTCTGTATGTCGCGGTTAAACGAAATTTCCCACAAACCGGAAGCCGACCAGCTGTACAAATCCATTGTGCGCTATATGCAGTCCGAAGCATTTGCGCCGGAATACACCGCGGACAGGGCATTGTTAAAAAATCTGCTATAG
- a CDS encoding ChbG/HpnK family deacetylase codes for MHLTLNCEWQHYKWGPVTDAKTLMDENNYFYSRAGQLYEKEVDLAEVEQELRAQIETALQQIPQLSHLSFHMGTSVGKPRYKRIVKKLSTEFDLPMYLGRLLPPAFGAQFDFETEAQPYIAKVLDYESHLKT; via the coding sequence GTGCATCTGACCCTGAACTGCGAATGGCAGCATTACAAATGGGGGCCGGTGACGGATGCCAAAACCCTGATGGATGAAAACAATTATTTTTATTCCAGAGCCGGGCAATTGTATGAAAAAGAGGTGGACCTTGCGGAGGTTGAACAGGAACTGCGGGCGCAAATCGAAACGGCGCTGCAGCAGATTCCGCAGCTCTCCCATTTGTCTTTTCACATGGGGACAAGTGTCGGCAAACCCAGGTACAAGCGTATTGTTAAAAAATTGTCTACGGAATTTGATCTGCCCATGTATTTGGGACGGCTTTTGCCACCTGCTTTTGGTGCACAATTCGATTTTGAAACAGAGGCTCAACCGTATATTGCAAAAGTTTTAGACTATGAATCTCACCTTAAAACATGA
- a CDS encoding C-GCAxxG-C-C family (seleno)protein, whose translation MLNSKHRVSYLQTIRTFLKVGTCSETACLMINRGFDQSLIPEEQAAMPMAGGILQHGYQCGLLWGAALAAGARAYQLYGAGPEAETRAVLAAQQAVKNFRTCNKHKTIDCGDLTDLDETSSPVKLIQYFLLKGGVVSCLRMAGRYAPRAYTTINDSFAEHQMPVHPAPVSCTAVLCKKAGATEQQAVMASGLAGGIGLCGGGCGALGAAIWLLALRTNKTDQKMMFNSPEAQNIMNTFVKCTGAEFECSEIVGRKFEDIQDHAIYLQNGGCSQLLNALADDQESSY comes from the coding sequence ATGCTGAACAGCAAACACAGGGTTTCTTACCTACAAACCATACGCACGTTTCTTAAAGTCGGCACCTGCTCGGAAACAGCCTGCCTTATGATCAACCGCGGTTTCGATCAATCCCTGATCCCCGAAGAACAAGCTGCTATGCCGATGGCCGGTGGTATTCTGCAGCACGGCTATCAATGCGGACTGCTCTGGGGTGCGGCGCTGGCGGCGGGGGCGCGTGCCTATCAGCTCTATGGTGCAGGCCCGGAAGCCGAAACTCGTGCCGTCCTGGCGGCGCAGCAGGCTGTAAAAAATTTTCGAACCTGTAATAAGCACAAAACCATCGACTGCGGCGATTTGACCGATCTGGATGAAACATCCTCACCGGTAAAACTAATTCAATATTTCCTTCTCAAAGGCGGCGTGGTCAGCTGTTTGCGTATGGCCGGTCGTTATGCGCCGCGCGCCTACACGACCATCAACGATTCATTTGCCGAACATCAGATGCCCGTCCACCCTGCTCCGGTCAGCTGCACGGCTGTGTTGTGCAAAAAAGCCGGCGCGACCGAACAGCAGGCGGTCATGGCATCCGGACTCGCCGGCGGAATCGGTCTGTGCGGCGGTGGATGCGGCGCCCTGGGAGCGGCAATCTGGCTGCTTGCCCTGAGAACCAACAAAACGGATCAAAAAATGATGTTTAACAGTCCGGAGGCACAAAACATTATGAATACATTTGTAAAATGCACCGGGGCTGAATTTGAATGTTCTGAAATTGTCGGACGGAAATTTGAGGATATTCAGGATCATGCGATATATCTACAAAACGGGGGCTGTTCTCAGCTTTTAAACGCACTGGCAGATGACCAAGAGTCAAGCTATTGA
- the dapB gene encoding 4-hydroxy-tetrahydrodipicolinate reductase, giving the protein MKIAILGYGRMGHEVERQAVQRGHEIAAVFDIDKPFTRESDLKGAETVISFTLADAVMENCKTAAALGVPIVEGTTGWYDQLEEIKQIKNLTLLYSPNFSIGVYVFFRLTECLSGLMSGLPDYDAYLHEWHHIGKADSPSGTAIRLAEILLDQLPQKKNIKTETSHGAIDPETLHVTSTRVGNVPGTHQIGFDSAPDSIEIKHTARSREGLALGAVKAAEWLVDKSGVYSMDDFMKMNQE; this is encoded by the coding sequence ATGAAAATAGCCATATTAGGGTACGGTCGCATGGGCCACGAAGTGGAACGCCAGGCTGTACAGCGCGGTCACGAGATCGCTGCTGTGTTTGATATAGATAAACCGTTTACCCGGGAATCCGATCTCAAGGGGGCGGAAACTGTCATCAGCTTTACGCTCGCAGATGCGGTGATGGAAAACTGCAAAACCGCCGCAGCACTCGGCGTACCGATTGTGGAAGGCACCACCGGCTGGTACGATCAGCTCGAGGAAATCAAACAGATTAAAAATCTCACTCTGTTGTACAGTCCGAATTTCTCCATCGGCGTATATGTGTTTTTTCGGCTGACCGAGTGCCTGTCCGGATTAATGTCCGGTCTGCCGGATTATGATGCTTATCTGCACGAGTGGCATCACATCGGCAAAGCCGACAGTCCCAGCGGCACCGCTATACGGCTGGCTGAAATTCTGCTCGACCAGCTGCCGCAGAAAAAGAACATCAAGACCGAAACCAGTCACGGTGCGATTGATCCCGAAACGCTGCATGTCACATCGACGCGCGTTGGCAACGTACCCGGCACGCATCAGATCGGGTTTGATTCCGCTCCTGACAGCATCGAGATCAAACACACCGCACGCAGCCGCGAAGGACTCGCCCTGGGTGCGGTCAAAGCCGCCGAATGGCTTGTGGATAAATCCGGTGTTTACAGTATGGATGATTTTATGAAAATGAATCAGGAATAA